Part of the Streptomyces europaeiscabiei genome is shown below.
CCCGTCGGGGACGCCCACGTCGTAACCGGCTGGGGTGTCGAGCCCGGACACGGCCATAAGGGCGGACCAGCCGCTGCGCCGGTCGTCACCGACCTCTAAACCGTCCGGCCAGCCGAGGAAGGCGATCCGCTGATGGCCGGCCTCGATGAGGTGCCGGGTCGCGGCAACGGTCCCTTGCGCGCCGTCGACATCGACCCAGCCATGCCGCTCGGGGGCCTCGGGTTCAGCCCCCCAGGGCCGGCCGAAGGTCACGAACGGCACCCGGCGCTCGGTGAGCCATTGCGTCCGGCGGTCGCCGGCGTGGGTGGCGTGCAGAACGAAGGCGTCGAGGTCGTGATCGTCGAGGAGCTGTTCGTACAGCGTGCATTCGTGGTCGTCGTCGGTGGCCGTGAACACCACGATCCGGTAGCCGGCTTCCTGGGTTCGGGCGGTCAGCGACTGCAGGAAATGAGCGAGGACGGCACCGTTGACACCGTCACGCGGCGGCTCTATACGGGCGCCGATCAGACGTGAACGCCGGGTCCGCAGCGTCCGGGAAGCCTGGTTCGGGCGGTAGTTGAGTTCCTTGATGGCGGCCTGCACGCGGGCCAGCGTCTCCGGGCGCACCCGGTGCGGCGCGTTGATGACAT
Proteins encoded:
- a CDS encoding LacI family DNA-binding transcriptional regulator; translated protein: MARHASVSMQTVSNVINAPHRVRPETLARVQAAIKELNYRPNQASRTLRTRRSRLIGARIEPPRDGVNGAVLAHFLQSLTARTQEAGYRIVVFTATDDDHECTLYEQLLDDHDLDAFVLHATHAGDRRTQWLTERRVPFVTFGRPWGAEPEAPERHGWVDVDGAQGTVAATRHLIEAGHQRIAFLGWPDGLEVGDDRRSGWSALMAVSGLDTPAGYDVGVPDGLDTGRKAAAAMLDLLTPPTAIVCASDSLALGAWTEITARGLRPGVDVAVVGFDDSPTAGVVGLSSVAQPYDEAAAACLRMLQELLATPKPPAVPPSPILLPPRLVVRASG